aaagttgaaaatttcatgaaagcttcctgacatattgcaaaattaagtttgtttacatcatgctcacccccccccccccccccccccccccctggggatagggtgggaccacaataagggatcaaagttttagatgttgatatatgatatatatgggaaatatttgtaaaaataactagggttttcatattttgtatttacatccCTTACcacaagacctttcatgtgatctAATGGtttgtgatcttgtgaccttgacctggaagcttgatctacttttgataaaaatctgacctattcaatatgtcctgaactatctaaggtagatctttcatatcttgtatataaatttcttaaggcaagacctttcatttcatatcatgtccttacatcttgtgaccttgaactcaagtttgacatacttttaagaaaatgtaaggaactattttaggtagggctttcatattttgtgtagagattctttatggcaagacataGTGACACAATGGTATTTGATGTTTTGACCTTGGAGTGTGACCTACTTTGAAAAAAccttacctattcaatatctcctgaactatttaaggtagggctttcatattttgtttatagattctttatggcaagacttgTTATATATTGGTGACATTTGGTGTTGACcttgaacaacagcagggccaaggtgactcaggtgagcgatgtggcccatgggcctcttttcacatttcaaacttctcaaaaaccactgggccaatttctaCCAAATTTGCTGAGCATCCTGAGGTAAagggattcaggtttgttcaaatggagGGCCATGCCTTCTTACAAAGGGAGACAAGTGAGATGAAGTGTGtataaggctttcatatttcacatgtgcatttgttatgacaagacctttttttttCGGTACCTAAATTTTTGACCTAATGAtcttttggataaattattcaaaaagttTCTTCTAGAGAATCACAAGCGTGCTGCGTGTATCATCCTGTAGtggaaatttaagtttgttcacaccCTGACTCCTAAAGtctggatggggccacaattggtgTTTAAAATATGTGCGAAagttctttgaaaatcttctgagGAAGAATTTTACACTAACATGAAaacatcctcatgtagtgtTGACTCAATTTTATTCATGTTGTGACCCATGAATCCAGGAAGGGGAAGGGGGTTGCAAGATAGGGAAATGAAGTTTTCTTAGgaatatatacattaattctttgaaaatcatctCAAGAATCACAAGGgtgtaattttctttcaaatcactAAACAAGTATCCTCTTGTAGAGTAGATTGAAATTTGTTCACATTTTTAGAGCAGAACCACAAGAAGTGGTCTTCATTGGGATGTAGTGTTTTACATAGAAAAATGTAATagttcaggtgagcaatgtggtccatgAGTCTCTTGTTAAGTCTCCTAAACAAAGTTTGGAAActtattgtttttgcttggttctttctcttcttcttcttcctcTTCCGCTTCTTTCTCAGACCTAAAACTGCCCAACACAGATCTCTGTAACCAGTTAATGAAAGTAAtagatattcaaggatatgataggccaatttatctagatgtgcagaaatgtttttgttttcagattgaaggggttagggtacatttttttttgggggggggggggtcaaatgGGGTGGGGTTTAACATAGAACTCTATAGGggaaaaatatttccaaaattcaacagatataacttgacaaatatgatagataGAGTCCTgtgatcttcagaaatgaacaTAGAATGACAAggcctacaaattagtatcaaggtcaagtgactccagtgatcttgacctctgaccttgaacgTACAAACTCATATAATTTTAGAACTGgaattgatagagacatgggaccttcagaaatgataagatgATAAGATCTCCAAActtatatcaaggtcaagtgattccagtgaccttgacctctgaccttagaacataaaattggtattacttaagaaccaGGTCTGATCGAGagatgggatcttcagaaatgatgaaaggatgATTAGATCTACAAAACAGGATCAGGGTCAAGtaactccagtgaccttgacctattacATTAAATCATAAACTTGGTATTTTAACGTGgttcactacaccctgaaatagtttctcaaatcagtacgaattgatttcatcataaaagatatgatgatatataataagtatatatactAAATGGCAGAAactatgcaaatttggataaaaacataattttcaaaaaaatatatttcaatacataTGAACTaaagactggtggatttgaacTTTATTTCTGTGGTTCAGAAATAATTAAAGGATGTTGGGATCTACAAATTgttatcaaggtcaagtgagtccagtgaccttgacctctgaccctaAACATAAGTCTGGTATAACTTTATAACTGGGACTGATAGacacatggaatcttcagaaataataaaaGGGTGTAGttacctacaaactagtatccaCATAGACCTTGATCATATAAACTTTTTTAACATTAGAACCATGcaggactgatagagacatcaaaaatgataagaggatgtTGAAAACTACAAATtaggatcaaggtcaagtgacaccaCTTTTACTGAAGTTAAAAATGGggatttatttgaaaaatttcaaaatcaaagtctttgtgatttagattttttaaatgaagttaagATTTGCATCGATTTTGGTAGTAGTACTCAGTAAAAGCCACATGCAtttatacagccagtacttcgcttgggagactttataatcagtagattataatcatatcttgttaCCCTTGCAAATTACCAACAGATATTAATTTGGAAAGGGGTTGTCACTGGATTCTGATAGAAAATATCATATAAATTGTACTATTTTTACAGGGTTGAAGGATTACTAGCCATCGTGATTACTGACCGAGATGGCATTCCATTATTGAAAGGTAAGTGTTAGATGTACGGTAATAGCAGAGTCTGGTGATTGGTTCTTACCTGTGTGGAATCTGGTGGCTGGCTATATTTGTATGGGAAAAGTACATTTTCTGATGTTTTAAAGTGTTGAACAGTTGTACCATGTAAACTGTTCTGTTGATCTTACTGAGGTTATTTGTTTATTAGATGTATGCAACTTTTTATTATTAGCTGTGCATTCAGAATGCCAAAGTGAGCAGTTGCAGCATTGCATAATGTACACTTTACATTCAGGCCTGTGGCCTCAGGTTTTCCTACAGAAGTTTTGAGATGTGAATCTTCAGTAATGTCCAGATTCAAAGTGATTTTCCTAAAtgtgttttcatttttgatacaATCTATCTAGCAATGTTTTAGACATGGGCACAAAAGGTGGGCCTAAGGCAAGGCATGCACACCAACACTTTAGATCAGATAGACAATCACAATATCAGTCTGgcatcattgatttttttttgggggggggggagggggcacAAGGCAGACATATACATTTAACAGGCCACATTCAGCAGGCAAATGACAAGAAATGCAGAAATTCTGTAGCAATTAATTATTATGCTGCATAATTAAGGACTTATGAATAAGAAAAAAGTCCCACTATTTTCCCTCTTttacatcaaattatttttaaggAAGATTTGATATTAAAGATCTCTGCGGGCAATAAATTCTGTATGTGGTAGATCTCATAATGTCACATTTTTTGAATTTGATATGGATTGTTAAATTGCTTCAAAGAATTTGACAGTTGTGTAAAAAATATCAAGAGATTAAAAATGGCTGTATATTTCACTAAATGTGACGTAAACAATGTCACAATTAGACGATAACATCTCTTTGATAGTAGATTAATTAATATGACCTTCAGCTGTAATAGATAttgtgattttatttcatttctgctGCCAAATCAACAAAAAGATTAACATGTACAATTACCTGATATTGATACTTGGAGAAAACCCAGGATCTCTGTATGGTTGCAGAATCAAATCGCGTTCAAATGTACTGGCATGGAGTCAAGTCCAATATTTATGTCAGTTTATGATTAAATTATTGTAAATCTCTTCATTTCAAACCCAAACTTTAGAAAAAGAGTGAAGTGATTTAAAAATCCTTGACATTGAAGTTTTAGTTACATTCCTCTTATATTAAAAAAGATCTCGGAGAGTCTAAAAGTAACATTGTTTtatgaatttgaaattcaagACTATAGAATATACCTGGCagtttttaaagtgttttggCGAAACCTTTTATAGGTTATTAAGGAATTAATGATCACATCAGTGTTTACGTGCAATTAGTACTATTAGTATAAAAACCAGTTTGTGTGCTATTTGCAGATATAAGGAATGTTCCCAGATGGTGAcctttttgttttaattgtaaatttttgtTAGTATTGCAGTCACACTTTAGCACTTGACAGGTGCCCTGGTCTCACACTGAAGTATATAGTGTAGCCACTTCCCATTATAAATATCAGACAATGAAATATCAAGGAAACTTGAGTACCCTTGTTCTCAATGCACAAGTAGTAATCAAACATagaaatattgtactgttcttTCAGACATCTTGTCTCACATGATATGATGATTTAAAATTGACCTTGAATACCAAGGTATTAAGTGGAGACATATGTCAAAATTGAtcatttattgattaattaatcacagttgttttttggggggtcACATCTGGTTATTATGATATATGAAACATTCAGCAGTAATTGTCTGGGGGGAAATTAGCATAATATGTAAATGATATAAGTCAGcataatttttgtttatattaaagaTATGTGTGTAGATCTTCAATTTATCCTGGATTTATATATACACTTGTCTGGCAAGTCTAGCCTTGTGTAATAGGAACAGGTTGCTAGACATCTCTAACATGGGGTAGTTTTTGCCTTACAACACTGTAAAGTGTGGGGGTTTTCTTTCAGGGTCTGCATCTCCAATAAGTTTTTCTACATCTGTGTTCTGTATTGATGAACATGTTTTTGGAGATGATGAATGAAGATTCTGCAATTTATGTTCAGTTTGTCACATTTGACTTTCCTGGCTGATGTTAAGCGAAATTCAATCAGTTTAGCATGTGCATTAGAAAGATTTACAGAAATCttgagtttttagctcacctgagctgaaagctcaagtttGTGATTATTTTGAACGTCTGTCagcttttcatattttttttacttttttaaagcaaatcatagggccaatttcaaccaaactttgcagAAAGCATAATTGAATAAAGGGATTTATGTATCTTCAAATATAGGACCATGTCCCCATATGCTTACTTTCAAGGGGGgaagataattaagaaatagtgaaaattggGTATGGTATCTAAAGacacttcttctctagaacatCTGAACCAACAAAAAGAAGACATAATTTGCATAAAAGCTTACTTTTAATTTAATGATCCCCAAGACCAGAGTGAACCACAAATAGGGTTTACATAAGGAATATATTGGAGAATTATTTACAACTCTGCTCTAGAACTACTTGGATACAGTTTcaattagtcatattaatatgcaagtatccttatgtagtgtagattcatgtCTCCTCACACCAGGTACCCTGGGACCATGGTGCAGCCACAGAAAGAGTAAAAAGTTTTAGGATTATttagaaaaattctttaaaattctcAAAAATCACAAAGGTATAATATGTctaattaaaatataaacttGTTCAAATGGTGACCCCTGGAGTCTTGGTGAGGTCACAAGAAGGGTTTAAATTTTTACATAAGAATatctgtatttaaaaaaattgagaaatatTCTTAACATTATTCAAAATAGTATTCAagcctcatgtagtgtagatttatATGGGTTTTCTTTTAcaccatgacccctgggttcaGAATAGGGTCACAGAAGGGATTGTTTTacaaaggaatatacatgtatagggaaatgCTTTGAAATGACAAgggtacaatatatatcattcaaGTTAAGGTACCATAACCCTCCTGTGATTTTGCATTATTATGGGCTCAAAGTAGTAAAATCTGTATTATTTCCCACCTAATATAGTGTGATTAATTTAATccaaaatcaaagaaaatgcaTATGTTGtcacctttttaaaaatgtgagacatacataaaaagaagtataaatcaacatcagaaaatttcacattttcagtcAAAAGCGTAATAAGAAATTCATAAAAACTGATTAGAATACTGCTGctttataatatatttaaattaattgtgaatcaTCAGGGGCATCATTGTATAGCAGACATAAAATAACAGTAGAGAAAAATCCAACATAGGAGTTGTTGTCCTTGACAATGTTCGTTTTAATGTagataatttattatttatagaattacaaatttttcagtatcaaatagCCTACCAGAATTTTTATCGTACCTGTTGAATAAAATTCTTAtgtaagatatatttctatcatgacCAAAGTTTAATGATTTTGCAAAAAGCTATGACATCATATGAGGATAGAGCTACTTTAATCAATATGTAAGGGTCCTCATAGATTTAAGTTTATTGATGCCATAGCCCAAGGGGCAGTACCACAGCACAGGTTAGATAtgttacataggaatatataaaaaaattcaagattGCTTTGCATGGTCAGGTGAGtaatgtgacccatgggcctcttgttattatcATAGTTCAACAAGTGGTTAAGCATGGTGTCTGTCTTGAGTTGGCGGGGGATGGATAGCTGAACTAACATTGACATTCATAATTAGAGCAGCCACCTAAGATTATAACAACACAGGAGACCTTGTATGCATTTTTGCAACCTCTTTAACCTTCTGTCAATTTATCATTAAACTTCCACTAAGCACATACACTGTTCAGCATATTTATATGATGTAATAGAAAGTGTCAacatatatgaataaaacatttttagagTGTTTGATAAATGTTTAATTCATGTGATTTTAGTTGCGATGGACCAAGTTCCTGAACAAGCTCTGCGGCATAGTTTCTTGAGTACATTTGGAACTGCAACGGAACAAGCCAATAAACTAGGACTCAAACAGAGCAAGTCTGTGATCTCCATGTTCAAAAATTATCAGGTAATTTATTGTTATAATTAGTAATAATTAGCATGATTGAAGAGCACTTCCATGTTTTATGACCCAGATGATAGAATGGTGTGCTCTTTACcttgattttaatattttaattagatAATTTCGTTTGGTCTGAATTACATTTAATTAGAAAGTCAGGAAGTTAAAGATTGTAAAAGTCATAACATGCAATAACTTTTTTGGACCAAtgcttttgaaaaataatttggtGAGGTTTTTTTTACAGGTTGTGCAGATTAACAAATATCCACTAATTGTAACATTTATCGCAGAGAGCAGTGCAAATACTGGTATGTCATTTTATAGTGAAGTGGGAAGTTTTACAGTATTTGAATGGATATTTTCTTGGTGAGCAAACATCGCATGATGATTTTAACAGAAAATACCATCACATCATTCCATGTATACTGGaaaaatacatgtgcatgtatatcaaattaggttttcaaaaatttaaaactgttgatttGATATGAGAAAATGGGTGAGGTTTTATTGTGAGAAAGGACTGTCAtatgacatttgttttagaaCAGGTCTCTGTTCCTGCACTTTATGTGTTTAGATTTTAGAACTTTTTGGACATGGAATTTATACTGACCTTAAAAATGTCAGAAGACATGGATTTGTACACACGAAGCAAAAAATGTTGTAAACCAATGCAATGTTTCCATTATAATGATTTCAGCTGATTGAGATTTATCACTCTCAGACAACTTGGCCCAAGACATCTGATTATCAAATATAGTATTATTCTAGTTCATGATCTTgtagaaaatttattttataattcaattgcatattctatgataaaaaatatttctacatcacagcatattttatttacagttaTAATGGGTGGAACATGTATCTGCTTGGTGCTCTTTTAACAAATTAGTGTTGCGCagttggtaaaaaaaaaaaaccactactttttgtaaagaaaaaaaaatccctgtacCTAGTGAACAGTATACTTGTAACTTCGTTTGCATGCTATGGGGTCTTTCATCTTTTGCAAAGAATACAGACAACATGAATTATCcaaatataatttttacatgGATCCTGAagtgaaaatttcaatatttttttggaGCTCGTTGTTTTTACATGATGGTAAATATAAAGCACTGTCTAGATCTTTCAGTacattttgtgtatttacattAAAGGTCAGCCTGGTTCATGTGCCAGTTAGATTGACCTATTTAGCTGTCAGATTTGTAGGTCAAACTTTTTCTAGCCTCAGATAAGGTGACCATCACCCCTTTAGCAGAGGCTTTAGACATTGTATTATTCTGGAACCCTGGGGCTGCTGAGGCATATCTAAATGAAGGCTGAAAGCAACATGTTCAAGACTGATCActctaagggagataacttgAAGACTCTTGTAAATTTATATAGTTTAGATGAGACAAATGATATAACTGTACAGCCTTGAAATCGGTGGTATATACTGGAAGAGTGTATGGTTTATGTAGAATGTCATCTTCAGCAAATCCCAACAGTGTCGGTACAGGTGTTTATATGTAGTCTGACTCGGCCTTTCATTAACCTTATCTTCACCACTAGCAGCTGGGTATCAACATTGAATCGGGGTGAAAAACAAGCACATTTCACAGAAAATGTCTTATTTGTAACTTATAGGAAGATGTTGGCTACCTTTAACTATCATTTGTAATAAACTTTGTGTTGGTAAATGCTAGCAACTCTTGGTGGTATGATGATCTTGGCAGATAACCAGATGAATTGAACACAGggtcaagtttgtttaaattaaaGCATTGATGAAATGAGAAATGATGGGTGATATGTTACTCTGTTGAAGTGAACACTACTCTGTGCCATTCTATTTTCAGGTTTGCTTCTTAATTTGGAAACAGACATGCGAGATATACTGAGTGATCTCCAGCGAGTTGTTCCCACTTCCTAGACTACTGCACAGACCAGACTAGGGCAATAAGTGCAATTTTTATTGACATCTTACAATCAGAAGTTTCCTTGGCAACAGATGATGCAAGACACCAGTTCTATTTAATGTGACAACTCATTAACCATGAACAATGTTTACCAAGTTTCCATATTTTGACACTTGTATGGACTGCTCCAGTAAATCTCTCATCCTCTAGATGAAAGATAATTTGCCTCTGTCTATTTTCTACTTTCTAAACACAGTTTATCCTCTTGTCATACACCATATTTGCGAGCCAAGTGTCTGATTCACTGGGAGATGAGAGTTAGCGAATTGGACATTTCACATTTGGCTAACTAATGACGATAGTCATACTCTGAttgttcacccccccccccccaacacaaaACAGTGGGCAAGGGATAATTGGTGTCATCAAATTTTGTggggatcaaattttattgtcaaaaatacagttttattgatttatacatgtaaataatgttGTAATCTTCTCTTTGTTCTTCCATTGGAAGCAAAAATTGAACAGTGTTGAATTGATTTTGTGGTCCAGCACACCAacgaaaacaacaaaaaatggtaTTCAAAGAAAACAATTAGACCACAGAATATGATAAGCAGGAAGTGcccaaatcttttaaaatgaaatgctAAATTTGCTCAAACACTTGCTACACAAACAACTGAGTGCATGAGCAGAAAAGTTGAATACTTCGTATATAAACCCCAAACTATTGACTGTCTAGGAGGATGATAGTATTTTTATTGTACTCCGGAGACAGTACCAGCTGTGACAACTGCTGTCAAGGAGGACAATAGATATGCTTTGAGGGGTATATAATGGTACCGATTAATATAAAGTACACGTACATTCCAGAAAAGTAGAAACATTGACTTTCAACTCTAGAGAGTGATaaagggggggtgggggggggggtcgtatGGATTTCAACTGATATCACAGACAATACCTTGGAAAAGCAGGTAAATAGTTTCAAAATTGTTTGCCCAAGGTTAATAGTCTTAAAGCTGTTTTCCAGGAAATAGTGTCAAGACTATTTGCCTTACTAGGGCTATATTTCAGAAACTATTTACTGGCAGATGACATTGCTGATTTCTTCACTAAGTATTTATTTGGAAAAATCTCCCAGAGATTTAAAGATGTAACATTAAGCTAAGAGTATGTAAAAGAGGGTCATTTAGTTATTTTGTGTATTGTTGCTATATATCCGTGTAAAATGGTGATAAGTTGCTGGTGCTGAATTATGAATGAGATGATCAAATGGTAATTGAGTATGGTTTATTTATTTGTGaacatttatttgtaataataaaagagtatttaaaaaattcaaaatttcttcaaaatgaaGTTGGTTTGCTCTTTAAAAGTTAGTTTGATTGTTTCAGCGGTTGTTGTTAAAACCCTGAATGTCATTAAGTGAGTAAATGTTGTGTGAGAAAAAAAGGTGGATGCCAGTGTTCTTACGACTTGAATAGAACATACAGGATCCCTTCAGTATTCCTTTGAAGTTTGTAAGTGAGCAGGTGTCATGCAGATGCATGTTGCTTTAAAGGGACAGGTTCAtggtttgaaagaaaagttTTCTcatttttgatacatgtattaaacattaaaaatataactcatttaa
This genomic window from Ostrea edulis chromosome 4, xbOstEdul1.1, whole genome shotgun sequence contains:
- the LOC125671850 gene encoding ragulator complex protein LAMTOR3-like isoform X3, with translation MEAKNYLSKLSSTVEGLLAIVITDRDGIPLLKVAMDQVPEQALRHSFLSTFGTATEQANKLGLKQSKSVISMFKNYQVVQINKYPLIVTFIAESSANTGLLLNLETDMRDILSDLQRVVPTS
- the LOC125671850 gene encoding ragulator complex protein LAMTOR3-like isoform X2, which translates into the protein MEEAKNYLSKLSSTVEGLLAIVITDRDGIPLLKVAMDQVPEQALRHSFLSTFGTATEQANKLGLKQSKSVISMFKNYQVVQINKYPLIVTFIAESSANTGLLLNLETDMRDILSDLQRVVPTS
- the LOC125671850 gene encoding ragulator complex protein LAMTOR3-A-like isoform X1 → MSRGETPSHRQLDYGIIREAKNYLSKLSSTVEGLLAIVITDRDGIPLLKVAMDQVPEQALRHSFLSTFGTATEQANKLGLKQSKSVISMFKNYQVVQINKYPLIVTFIAESSANTGLLLNLETDMRDILSDLQRVVPTS